A portion of the Streptomyces platensis genome contains these proteins:
- a CDS encoding calcium-binding protein, with protein MRTRATVAALSGALALSALTVPAAQALDAPGARAAKAQLSPFTATSPAKAMADDAQGDTKITNVTVNGGKDIVVGTSLKKTYTVSVTATDPAGIYDGYAFLWHGTDLKDGVDGAMTPAVDHGTCKTVNATTATCSVTLVADPKSTVYGNILAGRWHVFASAVGKDGDYVTKDTYKSSWVKRASRLTTNASPEPVAKGKTVTVTGALTRANWDTDTYAGYTQQSVQLQFRKTGASSYSTVKTVTSDGHGNLKTTVKATADGTWRYAFAGTSTTSSVTSTGDFLDVK; from the coding sequence ATGCGCACTCGAGCCACTGTTGCCGCACTGTCCGGCGCCCTGGCCCTCTCCGCCCTCACCGTCCCGGCCGCCCAGGCCTTGGACGCCCCGGGCGCCCGCGCCGCCAAGGCGCAGCTCTCACCGTTCACCGCGACGTCTCCCGCCAAGGCCATGGCGGACGACGCACAGGGCGACACCAAGATCACGAACGTCACCGTCAACGGCGGCAAGGACATCGTCGTCGGCACCAGCCTGAAGAAGACGTACACCGTCTCGGTGACCGCCACCGACCCGGCCGGCATCTACGACGGCTACGCGTTCCTGTGGCACGGCACCGACCTGAAGGACGGTGTCGACGGCGCCATGACCCCGGCCGTCGACCACGGCACCTGCAAGACGGTCAATGCCACGACCGCCACTTGCTCGGTCACCCTCGTCGCCGACCCGAAGTCCACCGTCTACGGCAACATACTCGCCGGCCGGTGGCATGTGTTCGCGTCCGCGGTGGGCAAGGACGGCGACTACGTCACCAAGGACACCTACAAGTCCTCCTGGGTCAAGCGCGCCTCCCGGCTGACCACCAACGCCTCGCCCGAGCCCGTGGCAAAGGGCAAGACCGTCACGGTCACCGGCGCCCTGACCCGCGCCAACTGGGACACCGACACCTACGCGGGCTACACCCAGCAGTCCGTACAGCTCCAGTTCCGCAAGACGGGCGCCAGCAGCTACAGCACGGTCAAGACCGTCACGTCGGACGGCCACGGCAACCTGAAGACCACCGTGAAGGCGACCGCCGACGGCACCTGGCGCTACGCCTTCGCCGGTACCTCGACGACCTCGTCGGTGACCTCCACGGGTGACTTCCTCGACGTGAAGTAA